A window from Lachnoanaerobaculum umeaense encodes these proteins:
- a CDS encoding undecaprenyl-phosphate glucose phosphotransferase, which produces MIKENQKRLNRLHILLDALVIFLSYLIAYLIMYYNDDALLALSTKEYFSALVVIIPVFLILYEFFELYTPKRASGRRSEIANIFKANSIGFLIFTLTLYLGGKNMNMHHFSRRLVIIFYILTIVFMIIERTCIRIFLMNIRQMGYNQKHILLIGYSRAAEGYIDRVKQNPEWGYNIRGILDDNKDRGFSYNGVKVIGTIPNLHMILEMNVLDEIAITLSIKEYEHLEAIVNDCEKSGVHTKFIPDYNNFIPTIPYIEDLQGLPVINIRHVPLTELHNAYIKRIVDIFGALFGIILFSPLMIIAAILVKLTDGGPIIYAQERVGLHNKPFKMYKFRSMAVQKPSEEKSKWTTPNDPRVTAVGRFIRKTSIDEMPQFFNILKGDMSLVGPRPERPFYVEKFREEIPHYMIKHQVRPGLTGWAQVNGFRGDTSIQKRIDHDLYYIENWTLGFDFKIMFLTIFKGFINKNAY; this is translated from the coding sequence ATGATTAAAGAAAACCAAAAAAGATTGAATAGGCTGCATATACTCTTAGATGCTTTAGTTATATTTTTAAGTTATTTAATAGCTTATCTTATAATGTACTATAATGATGACGCATTATTGGCACTTTCCACAAAGGAGTACTTTAGTGCTCTGGTAGTTATTATACCTGTATTTTTGATACTTTATGAATTCTTTGAATTATATACACCAAAGAGAGCTTCAGGAAGAAGAAGTGAGATAGCAAATATATTCAAAGCTAATTCTATTGGATTTTTGATATTTACTCTAACCCTTTATCTGGGTGGTAAAAATATGAATATGCACCATTTTTCACGAAGGTTGGTAATTATATTCTATATCTTGACAATTGTATTTATGATAATTGAGAGAACATGTATACGAATTTTCTTGATGAATATAAGGCAGATGGGATATAATCAAAAGCATATTCTGTTGATTGGATATTCCAGAGCTGCAGAAGGGTATATAGACAGAGTAAAGCAAAATCCGGAGTGGGGTTATAATATAAGAGGCATCTTAGATGATAATAAAGATAGAGGTTTTAGCTATAATGGAGTAAAGGTAATAGGAACTATACCAAATTTACATATGATATTGGAAATGAATGTACTGGATGAGATAGCAATAACTCTAAGTATAAAGGAATATGAGCATTTGGAAGCGATAGTAAATGATTGTGAGAAATCCGGAGTTCATACGAAGTTTATACCTGACTACAATAATTTCATTCCAACTATTCCATATATAGAGGATTTACAGGGATTGCCGGTTATAAATATCAGGCATGTGCCGCTTACTGAATTACACAATGCTTATATAAAAAGAATTGTTGACATATTTGGGGCATTGTTTGGTATAATATTGTTCTCACCACTAATGATAATTGCTGCGATACTTGTAAAATTGACAGATGGTGGACCTATAATATATGCTCAAGAGAGAGTAGGTTTACATAATAAACCTTTTAAAATGTATAAATTCCGCTCTATGGCTGTACAAAAGCCTTCAGAGGAAAAGTCAAAGTGGACTACGCCGAATGATCCGAGAGTTACGGCTGTAGGTAGATTCATAAGAAAGACCAGCATTGATGAGATGCCGCAGTTTTTCAATATCCTAAAGGGTGATATGTCCTTGGTGGGACCAAGACCTGAAAGACCCTTTTATGTAGAGAAGTTTAGAGAAGAGATACCGCATTATATGATAAAACATCAGGTGAGACCGGGACTTACCGGTTGGGCACAGGTGAATGGATTTAGAGGTGATACTTCAATACAAAAGAGGATCGACCATGATTTATATTATATTGAAAATTGGACTTTAGGTTTTGATTTCAAGATAATGTTTTTGACAATATTTAAGGGATTTATCAACAAAAATGCTTATTAG
- a CDS encoding LCP family glycopolymer transferase has translation MSEENKKSRRKKKSKILFFFTMFIAEVLVLGVIFAYAYVLKQYSKIQRPDYDVEQVINTDLSEKKLEEMRGYRNIAVFGVDSRDSSVGKGNRSDVIIICSIDQATGDIKLVSIYRDTYLDVGKNSFQKATHAYSYGGPARAVKMLNDSLDLNITDYVTFNWKAVATAIDILGGVDIEITKPEFKYINSYITETVKGTGIGSVQLEKPGMQHLDGVQAVAYARLRYMDTDYQRTERQRKVIELAFDKAKKADLKTLNDLLGNMLSMVATNMTWQDGLDIINDISKYKIKDTKGFPFDMDDMILGTKGFIVVPVNLESNVLELHKFLFGDENYEVSAKVKAYSDQISDDTGIYKNGDSVKRVKTSGAYKSNSKSYDDEDETKSKKKSTTEEAKKSVDIYIDNNGKYYQLDEDGETIWMDKNEDDEYYTDGAGNKYYIDQSNENGSSEKDKTSGSSKANENVGPGETTQNSKASSVEIITPSTESHTKKGNTTAETEPTKKKVNGPGETVESTEAKTTAASNESQTKKNSSSETTKANNKSTKEATVEAIPTTAAKETTAATKEETVAPAPNVVGPGSGNVQTVEAKPE, from the coding sequence ATGAGCGAAGAAAATAAGAAGTCCAGAAGAAAGAAGAAATCAAAGATACTATTTTTCTTTACAATGTTCATAGCTGAGGTCTTGGTACTGGGTGTAATATTTGCCTATGCATATGTATTGAAGCAGTATTCCAAGATACAAAGACCGGATTATGATGTTGAACAGGTTATCAATACAGATCTTTCAGAAAAAAAGCTGGAAGAGATGAGAGGTTATAGAAATATTGCAGTATTCGGTGTGGATTCCAGAGACAGTAGTGTTGGTAAGGGCAATAGATCTGATGTTATAATTATATGTTCAATTGATCAAGCTACAGGAGATATTAAGCTGGTATCTATTTATCGAGATACATATTTGGATGTAGGAAAGAATTCATTTCAGAAAGCTACGCATGCTTATAGCTATGGTGGACCTGCCAGAGCTGTAAAGATGCTTAATGATAGCTTGGATTTGAATATTACAGATTATGTAACATTCAATTGGAAAGCGGTTGCTACAGCAATCGATATTTTGGGTGGTGTAGATATAGAGATTACAAAACCTGAGTTTAAATATATCAACTCATATATTACAGAGACTGTAAAGGGAACAGGAATAGGTTCAGTTCAGTTAGAGAAGCCCGGTATGCAGCATTTGGACGGGGTTCAGGCTGTTGCATATGCCAGACTTAGATATATGGATACAGACTATCAGAGAACAGAAAGACAGAGAAAAGTTATCGAGTTGGCTTTTGATAAAGCAAAGAAGGCGGATCTGAAGACACTTAATGATTTGCTTGGAAATATGCTTTCAATGGTAGCAACCAATATGACATGGCAGGATGGACTTGATATAATAAATGATATAAGTAAGTACAAGATAAAGGATACAAAGGGATTCCCATTTGATATGGATGATATGATTCTTGGAACAAAGGGATTTATAGTAGTTCCGGTAAATCTTGAAAGCAATGTACTTGAATTGCATAAGTTCCTTTTTGGAGATGAGAATTATGAGGTATCTGCTAAGGTAAAAGCATATAGTGATCAGATTTCTGATGATACTGGTATTTATAAGAATGGAGATAGTGTAAAACGAGTGAAAACGAGTGGAGCTTATAAGTCTAACAGTAAATCGTATGACGATGAAGATGAAACTAAGAGCAAGAAGAAATCAACAACAGAAGAAGCCAAAAAGAGTGTGGACATCTACATAGATAATAATGGAAAATATTATCAACTGGATGAAGACGGTGAGACTATTTGGATGGATAAGAATGAAGATGATGAATATTATACTGATGGAGCCGGTAATAAATATTATATAGATCAAAGTAATGAGAACGGTTCGTCTGAGAAAGATAAAACTTCAGGAAGTTCAAAGGCAAATGAAAATGTTGGACCGGGAGAGACTACACAGAATTCAAAGGCTTCAAGCGTAGAGATTATTACACCTTCAACAGAATCACATACGAAGAAGGGGAATACTACAGCAGAAACAGAGCCTACAAAAAAGAAGGTAAATGGTCCGGGAGAGACTGTAGAGAGTACTGAAGCAAAGACTACAGCAGCCTCTAATGAATCACAAACCAAGAAAAACAGTTCAAGTGAAACGACAAAGGCAAATAATAAATCTACAAAAGAAGCAACTGTAGAGGCTATACCCACTACTGCTGCAAAAGAGACGACAGCTGCTACAAAGGAAGAAACTGTAGCACCGGCACCTAATGTAGTAGGACCGGGCAGCGGCAATGTACAGACTGTAGAAGCAAAACCGGAATAA
- a CDS encoding S1C family serine protease → MLFYIDERRVRYRTSKNMGFDRDEFNNEINANSEENIRREAENGFESQNEQRDIDSIIQKHTDSLARAAESIARNEVSVDNISQSFNQEEVKYFNRDEFNTNTDINSNNIEDASVNINEEVKADGYNREMDREDNRRTQSEDVRTETFAAQPQKVQSKGKERKKSKVGKAIGFVASAAVFGVVAGGVMFGVNNIASSYIGNNIEKKSADNIIIGSQDNTTKAATDDTVSESTAAPATNLSNMDVSTIVDKAMPSVVSIYGKEQITQNSFFGPQSYEAESSGSGIIVGKTDSELLVVTNNHVVEDTNSLEVEFDDGTKASASIKGGDSDNDVAVVAIKLSDLSEDTLSKISIAKIGNSDNVKVGQGVVAIGNALGYGQSVTVGYISALNREVKTEGGTSRNLLQTDAAINPGNSGGALLNMRGEVIGINSAKYSDTAVEGMGYAIPISTVKDLIAELSSKETRTVVSEENQGYLGIQGKDIDEEMAKAYDMPQGIYVYKVVEGGAAASSDLKAKDIITKFDGQSVRTMESLKNMLTYYESGRTVDLTVQRLDESGNYVEKTVSITLGKREIQEQ, encoded by the coding sequence ATGCTTTTTTATATAGATGAAAGGAGAGTACGATATCGTACAAGTAAGAATATGGGATTTGATAGAGATGAGTTTAATAATGAAATAAATGCTAACAGTGAAGAGAACATAAGACGAGAAGCTGAAAATGGCTTTGAATCTCAGAATGAGCAAAGAGATATAGATAGTATTATACAAAAACATACTGACAGCCTTGCAAGGGCTGCAGAGAGTATAGCAAGAAATGAAGTAAGTGTTGATAATATTTCACAAAGCTTCAATCAAGAAGAAGTAAAATATTTTAATAGAGATGAGTTTAATACTAATACAGATATAAATTCTAATAATATAGAGGATGCTTCGGTAAATATTAATGAGGAGGTGAAGGCAGATGGATATAATAGAGAAATGGATAGAGAGGATAATAGAAGAACTCAGTCAGAAGATGTACGAACAGAGACTTTTGCCGCACAGCCTCAAAAAGTCCAGAGTAAGGGTAAGGAGCGAAAGAAATCAAAGGTAGGAAAGGCTATAGGATTTGTAGCCAGTGCAGCAGTATTTGGCGTAGTAGCAGGTGGTGTAATGTTTGGTGTCAACAATATTGCAAGCAGCTATATCGGAAATAATATAGAGAAGAAAAGTGCTGACAATATTATTATAGGCAGTCAAGATAATACAACTAAAGCGGCTACCGATGATACAGTTAGTGAAAGTACTGCGGCTCCTGCAACAAATCTTTCAAACATGGATGTATCTACTATTGTAGATAAGGCAATGCCATCAGTAGTATCTATATATGGTAAAGAGCAGATCACACAAAATAGCTTTTTTGGACCACAAAGTTATGAGGCTGAGTCTAGTGGTTCAGGTATTATAGTAGGAAAAACTGATAGTGAATTACTTGTAGTTACAAATAACCATGTTGTAGAGGATACAAACAGTCTGGAAGTAGAATTTGATGACGGTACTAAAGCTTCAGCATCTATAAAGGGTGGTGACAGTGACAATGATGTGGCAGTAGTTGCAATCAAGCTTTCTGATTTGTCTGAGGACACATTGTCAAAGATAAGTATTGCAAAGATTGGAAACTCTGATAATGTTAAGGTAGGTCAGGGAGTGGTAGCTATAGGAAATGCTTTGGGTTATGGACAGTCAGTAACAGTTGGTTATATATCAGCACTAAATAGAGAGGTAAAGACTGAAGGCGGTACATCCAGAAACCTTTTGCAGACAGATGCAGCTATCAATCCGGGAAACTCAGGTGGTGCACTTCTTAATATGAGAGGTGAGGTTATCGGTATAAATTCCGCCAAGTATTCAGATACCGCTGTAGAGGGAATGGGTTATGCCATACCAATATCTACAGTAAAGGACCTTATAGCCGAGCTTTCAAGCAAGGAAACAAGAACGGTTGTATCAGAGGAAAATCAAGGTTATCTTGGTATACAGGGTAAGGATATTGATGAGGAAATGGCAAAAGCCTATGATATGCCACAGGGCATATATGTGTATAAAGTAGTAGAAGGTGGAGCTGCAGCTTCTTCAGATTTGAAGGCTAAGGATATCATAACAAAATTTGATGGACAGAGTGTAAGAACTATGGAGAGCCTTAAAAATATGCTTACATACTATGAGAGTGGTAGAACAGTAGACTTGACAGTTCAAAGACTTGATGAGAGTGGAAATTATGTTGAGAAGACCGTAAGTATTACTCTTGGAAAGAGAGAAATTCAGGAACAGTAA
- the trmB gene encoding tRNA (guanosine(46)-N7)-methyltransferase TrmB produces MRLRHIKGCEDFITDAKECIREDKAIALKGNIQDIFEEKRPLQIEIGMGKGQFIRNMAMRYQNINFIGIEKYESVLMKAIQRKRNLETEKSIDNLRFLCADAKKLSEIFEVGEVDKIFLNFSDPWPKDRHANRRLTSPDFLNIYDIILKKDGVIEFKTDNVGLFEYSLEVVKDSKWKLDFCSFDFHSEKESEENIMTEYEEKFSGQGNKICKMIISR; encoded by the coding sequence ATGAGACTTAGACATATAAAAGGTTGTGAGGATTTTATAACTGATGCAAAAGAATGCATTAGAGAGGACAAAGCTATAGCATTAAAAGGAAATATACAGGATATATTTGAAGAAAAAAGACCTCTGCAAATAGAGATAGGTATGGGCAAGGGGCAATTTATTAGAAATATGGCAATGCGATATCAGAATATAAACTTTATTGGCATAGAAAAATATGAAAGTGTATTGATGAAGGCAATACAAAGAAAAAGAAATCTGGAAACAGAGAAAAGTATAGATAATTTAAGGTTTCTATGTGCAGATGCTAAGAAGCTTTCAGAAATATTTGAGGTAGGCGAGGTTGATAAGATATTCCTTAATTTCTCAGATCCATGGCCAAAGGATAGGCACGCAAACAGAAGACTTACATCACCGGATTTTTTAAATATATATGATATTATATTAAAGAAAGATGGTGTAATAGAGTTTAAGACTGACAATGTGGGACTTTTTGAATATTCTCTGGAGGTGGTGAAGGATTCAAAGTGGAAATTGGATTTTTGTAGCTTTGACTTTCATTCGGAAAAAGAGTCTGAAGAAAATATAATGACAGAATATGAAGAGAAATTTTCAGGTCAGGGAAATAAGATTTGCAAAATGATTATAAGTAGATAA
- the rpsT gene encoding 30S ribosomal protein S20: MANIKSAKKRIQVALVRTERNKSIRSKVKTAIKKVESAVAANDKKLAQDNLKNAIVEITKAASKGVYHKNNASRKVARLSKAVDSINA; the protein is encoded by the coding sequence GTGGCTAATATCAAATCAGCAAAAAAGAGAATTCAAGTTGCTTTGGTTAGAACTGAGAGAAACAAGTCTATCAGATCAAAAGTAAAAACTGCTATTAAGAAAGTTGAGAGTGCTGTTGCAGCAAATGACAAGAAGCTCGCTCAGGATAACCTTAAGAATGCTATCGTTGAGATTACAAAGGCAGCATCAAAGGGTGTATATCACAAGAATAATGCATCTCGTAAGGTTGCAAGACTTTCAAAGGCTGTTGATAGTATCAATGCATAA
- a CDS encoding Hsp20/alpha crystallin family protein: MLVPRRSYNLFDDFFNNDFWGGDFRKFEAPSMKTDVKEIDGNYELSIEVPGFNKEEITASLKNGYLTISAKHEENNDEKNEQGKYIRRERRFGSCQRSFFVGEAITEEDIKASYNNGILKLTLPKEKEILPESPKTIAIE; this comes from the coding sequence ATGTTAGTACCTAGAAGAAGTTATAATTTATTTGATGATTTTTTTAATAATGATTTTTGGGGAGGAGATTTTAGAAAGTTTGAAGCTCCAAGTATGAAGACTGATGTTAAGGAAATTGACGGCAATTATGAGCTCAGTATAGAGGTGCCGGGATTTAATAAGGAAGAAATCACTGCAAGTTTAAAGAATGGCTACCTTACAATCAGTGCAAAGCATGAAGAAAATAATGATGAAAAGAATGAACAGGGGAAATACATCCGCAGGGAGAGAAGATTCGGTTCATGCCAGAGAAGTTTCTTTGTAGGAGAAGCAATAACCGAGGAAGATATCAAGGCTTCATATAATAACGGTATTTTGAAACTTACTTTACCTAAGGAGAAGGAGATCTTACCGGAATCACCGAAGACAATCGCAATAGAATAA
- the asnA gene encoding aspartate--ammonia ligase, with amino-acid sequence MALILPKGYDPVLSVRQTQEAIKYIRDTFQKEFGKEMNLERVSAPLFVSKSSGLNDNLSGVERPVSFDILGVPNEEYEVVQSLAKWKRMALGEYNFVPGEGLYTNMNAIRRDEELDNLHSCYVDQWDWEKVIRKEDRTIEVLEDTVRTIFKVIKHMEHEVWYKYPEAVNHLPDDIYFITSEELRQRYPDKTPKERECLITKEYGCVFVEKIGGALGDGQPHDGRAPDYDDWELNGDILFWFENLDCALEISSMGIRVDETAMEYQLKTANAIDRKNLPFHKALLAGELPYTIGGGIGQSRLCMLLLNKAHIGEVQSSVWPVEMIEACKKNRMILL; translated from the coding sequence ATGGCATTGATTTTACCAAAGGGTTATGATCCTGTACTAAGCGTAAGACAGACTCAGGAAGCGATAAAATATATCAGAGATACATTTCAAAAAGAATTTGGAAAGGAAATGAATCTGGAGAGGGTTTCTGCACCTTTATTTGTATCAAAGTCAAGCGGTTTAAATGATAACTTAAGTGGAGTAGAGCGTCCTGTATCATTTGATATTCTTGGAGTACCAAATGAAGAGTATGAGGTTGTTCAATCACTTGCAAAGTGGAAGAGAATGGCACTTGGCGAATATAATTTTGTACCGGGTGAAGGTCTGTATACAAATATGAATGCCATTAGAAGAGATGAGGAACTTGACAATCTTCATTCCTGCTATGTAGACCAGTGGGACTGGGAAAAAGTAATAAGAAAAGAAGACAGAACTATAGAAGTATTGGAAGACACAGTAAGAACTATATTTAAAGTTATAAAGCATATGGAGCATGAGGTGTGGTATAAATATCCTGAAGCGGTCAATCATTTGCCGGATGACATATACTTTATTACTTCAGAGGAACTTAGACAAAGATATCCTGATAAGACTCCTAAGGAAAGAGAATGTCTTATTACAAAAGAATATGGATGTGTTTTTGTAGAAAAAATTGGTGGTGCTTTAGGTGATGGTCAGCCACATGACGGTAGAGCTCCTGACTATGATGATTGGGAATTGAATGGAGATATTCTTTTCTGGTTTGAAAATCTAGACTGTGCATTGGAGATTTCAAGTATGGGCATCAGGGTAGATGAAACCGCTATGGAATATCAGTTAAAGACTGCAAATGCCATAGATAGAAAAAATCTGCCATTCCACAAGGCTCTTTTGGCAGGAGAACTTCCATATACAATAGGTGGTGGTATAGGACAGAGTAGACTTTGCATGCTATTGCTTAATAAAGCTCATATTGGAGAAGTACAGTCCAGTGTATGGCCTGTTGAAATGATAGAGGCTTGCAAAAAGAATAGAATGATACTATTATAA
- a CDS encoding septum formation initiator family protein, with protein MARKRKKAIAILENKFAIVTVTTVVLSMAIILGVKVNSIKKELVQRESYKQKILEELDSENERSKKLEEQRKYVQTDSYIIEMAREKLGLVFPNEIAIKAEK; from the coding sequence ATGGCGAGAAAAAGAAAAAAAGCCATAGCAATATTAGAGAATAAATTTGCTATTGTTACAGTTACTACTGTAGTATTATCTATGGCTATTATTTTGGGAGTAAAGGTAAACAGTATAAAAAAAGAACTTGTACAAAGAGAGTCCTATAAACAAAAGATACTTGAAGAACTTGATAGTGAGAATGAAAGATCAAAAAAGCTTGAAGAACAAAGAAAATATGTTCAGACAGATAGCTATATAATAGAAATGGCAAGAGAAAAACTTGGCTTGGTTTTTCCAAATGAAATTGCTATAAAGGCAGAAAAATAA
- the tilS gene encoding tRNA lysidine(34) synthetase TilS, with protein sequence MLDIDALSHFIEDNNLIEKKDRIVLGVSGGADSICLLHTLSRIQKALEIRLFVVHINHGIRGEEAKRDERFVQEFCERFSISFFSFFCDIPKMAKDLKLSEEEAGRKARYEAFEKVAEGIAVGENIDISKVKIAVAHNKNDNAETILHNMSRGSGISGLKGIPAKTERIIRPLISFSREEIENYLSENNVEYMIDSTNLENEYTRNILRNEVFPILRENVNSNVVNNFYKSSKLVSEADEYFESLAIKFCEKNLKNTGSGDFLLNKENILKEPHILATYIIRYSLKEILKSQNFGIKDIGMVHIEDVWNLAKSENGKKIDLKYSIKVYNEYRELRFSSKQKKAEYDSDIISPEIKYSILDDFNMNDVPKDGNIRWLDFDKVIENIVKYNRGSLCINSIVDKDDMIKIIEENITMRQYMGGDFIHIKSGRKAIKKLFTDEKIAAGIRSKHAVLAIGADILWIFGCGDIYNTGLNRTGELYNIDSNTKNILKIELIRSEYEGKS encoded by the coding sequence ATGTTAGATATAGATGCATTGAGTCATTTCATAGAAGATAATAATCTGATTGAAAAAAAAGATAGAATAGTACTTGGTGTAAGTGGGGGTGCAGATTCCATATGCCTCCTGCATACATTAAGCAGAATACAAAAAGCCTTAGAGATAAGGCTTTTTGTTGTACATATAAACCATGGTATAAGAGGTGAAGAAGCAAAACGTGATGAGAGGTTTGTTCAAGAGTTTTGTGAAAGGTTTAGTATAAGTTTTTTTTCGTTTTTTTGTGATATACCAAAAATGGCGAAAGATTTAAAATTAAGTGAAGAAGAAGCAGGTAGAAAAGCAAGATACGAGGCATTTGAAAAAGTTGCTGAAGGAATAGCAGTGGGTGAGAACATAGATATATCGAAAGTCAAGATAGCCGTAGCTCACAATAAAAATGATAATGCGGAAACTATACTACATAATATGTCCAGAGGAAGTGGGATTTCAGGATTGAAGGGAATACCGGCAAAAACCGAGAGAATCATTAGACCTCTTATTTCATTTTCCAGAGAGGAAATAGAAAATTATTTAAGCGAAAATAATGTTGAGTATATGATTGACAGTACAAATCTTGAAAATGAATATACAAGAAATATCTTAAGAAATGAGGTGTTTCCAATCCTCAGAGAAAATGTTAATAGTAATGTAGTAAATAATTTTTATAAAAGTTCTAAGTTGGTATCAGAGGCAGATGAGTATTTTGAAAGTTTGGCTATAAAATTTTGTGAAAAAAATTTAAAAAACACCGGAAGCGGAGATTTTTTATTAAATAAGGAGAATATTCTAAAAGAGCCACATATATTAGCTACATATATCATTAGATATAGTTTAAAAGAGATATTAAAGTCTCAGAATTTCGGTATCAAAGATATAGGTATGGTACATATAGAGGATGTATGGAATCTTGCAAAGTCGGAAAACGGAAAAAAAATAGATTTGAAATATTCCATAAAGGTATATAATGAATATAGGGAACTGAGATTTAGTAGTAAACAAAAAAAAGCTGAATATGATAGTGATATTATATCTCCTGAAATAAAATACAGTATTTTAGACGATTTTAATATGAATGATGTCCCTAAAGATGGTAATATCAGATGGCTGGATTTTGACAAAGTCATTGAAAATATAGTAAAATATAACAGGGGATCTTTGTGCATAAATAGCATTGTGGATAAAGATGATATGATAAAAATTATAGAAGAAAATATTACCATGAGACAGTATATGGGTGGAGATTTTATCCATATAAAATCAGGAAGAAAGGCAATAAAGAAGCTTTTTACTGATGAGAAGATAGCCGCAGGAATCAGGAGCAAACATGCAGTACTTGCAATAGGGGCAGATATTTTGTGGATATTTGGATGCGGAGATATTTATAATACCGGACTTAACAGAACCGGTGAACTCTACAATATAGATAGCAATACAAAAAATATTTTAAAAATAGAATTAATTAGGAGCGAATATGAAGGAAAAAGTTGA
- the hpt gene encoding hypoxanthine phosphoribosyltransferase, translated as MKEKVDILISEEEIRTRILEIAEKINEDYKGEELTLICVLKGGVMFMCDLAKRLDLNVRLDFMSVSSYGAETKSSGVVKIVKDLDNSIVDKNVLVVEDIIDSGNTLSYLMDILQKRGPKSIKLCTLLDKPSRREKMDVHVDYVCFEIEDKFVVGYGLDYDQKYRNLPYIGVMELSE; from the coding sequence ATGAAGGAAAAAGTTGATATATTAATATCAGAAGAGGAAATTCGTACAAGAATTTTGGAGATTGCAGAAAAGATCAATGAGGACTATAAGGGCGAGGAACTTACTCTCATATGTGTATTAAAGGGTGGAGTAATGTTTATGTGTGATCTTGCCAAGAGACTTGATCTAAATGTAAGGCTTGATTTTATGAGTGTTTCAAGCTATGGGGCTGAAACCAAGAGTTCAGGTGTGGTTAAGATTGTAAAGGATTTGGATAACAGTATTGTAGATAAGAATGTTCTTGTGGTAGAGGATATCATTGATTCGGGAAATACATTGTCATATCTTATGGATATATTACAAAAGAGAGGACCGAAGTCTATAAAGCTTTGTACTCTCCTTGATAAGCCTTCAAGAAGAGAGAAGATGGATGTACATGTAGACTATGTATGTTTTGAAATAGAGGACAAGTTTGTAGTGGGTTATGGACTTGATTATGACCAAAAATATAGGAATCTGCCTTATATTGGAGTCATGGAACTCTCAGAATAG